One Chaetodon auriga isolate fChaAug3 chromosome 14, fChaAug3.hap1, whole genome shotgun sequence genomic window carries:
- the LOC143331720 gene encoding homeobox protein six1b has product MSILPSFGFTQEQVACVCEVLQQGGNLERLGRFLWSLPACDHLHKNESVLKAKAVVAFHRGNFRELYKILESHQFSPHNHPKLQQLWLKAHYVEAEKLRGRPLGAVGKYRVRRKFPLPRTIWDGEETSYCFKEKSRGVLREWYTHNPYPSPREKRELAEATGLTTTQVSNWFKNRRQRDRAAEAKERENSENNNAGGNKQNQLSPLDGGKSLMSSSEDEFSPPQSPDQNSALLLQGNMSHPGASAYPMSGLGAPQPVHSMHGHPHQLQDSLLGPLTSSLVDLGS; this is encoded by the exons ATGTCTATCTTGCCGTCCTTCGGGTTTACGCAGGAGCAAGTGGCGTGCGTTTGCGAGGTGTTGCAGCAGGGAGGAAACCTAGAGAGGCTCGGCCGCTTCCTGTGGTCTCTACCCGCTTGTGATCACCTCCACAAGAACGAAAGCGTCCTCAAAGCCAAGGCGGTGGTGGCCTTTCATCGGGGGAACTTCAGAGAGCTCTACAAGATCCTGGAAAGCCACCAGTTTTCTCCGCACAACCAcccaaagctgcagcagctctggctGAAGGCGCACTACGTGGAGGCGGAAAAACTGCGCGGCCGGCCGCTCGGAGCTGTAGGGAAGTACCGGGTGCGGAGGAAATTCCCGCTGCCCCGCACGATATGGGACGGCGAGGAGACCAGCTACTGCTTTAAGGAGAAGTCCAGGGGCGTCCTGAGAGAGTGGTACACACATAACCCCTACCCGTCTCCACGGGAAAAGAGAGAGCTGGCCGAGGCCACAGGACTGACCACCACGCAGGTCAGCAACTGGTTCAAAAACAGacggcagagagacagagccgCAGAGGCGAAGGAGAG GGagaacagtgaaaacaacaacGCAGGCGGCAACAAACAGAACCAGCTGTCCCCGCTGGACGGCGGAAAGTCTCTCATGTCCAGCTCGGAGGACGAGTTTTCTCCACCTCAGAGTCCTGACCAGAACTCAGCGCTTTTGCTTCAGGGCAACATGAGCCACCCCGGGGCCTCCGCTTACCCCATGTCCGGCCTGGGGGCCCCACAGCCGGTGCACAGCATGCACGGACACCCGCACCAACTGCAGGACTCCTTGTTGGGACCTCTAACCTCCAGTCTTGTGGATTTGGGCTCTTAA
- the six4a gene encoding homeobox protein SIX4a produces MSSSSAGEVTTANDIKRENVKEVDTRECIKLVALDAAELSMERTTPNTDAVRTELLVSAASSLAFSPEQVACVCEALQQGGNVDRLARFLWSLPQSDLLRGNESILKAQALVAFHQARYQELYSILENHSFSPSNHTFLQDLWYKARYTEAEKARGRPLGAVDKYRIRRKYPLPRTIWDGEETVYCFKERSRNALKDLYNQNRYPSPAEKRNLAKITGLSLTQVSNWFKNRRQRDRNPSEAQSKSESDGNHSTEDESSKGQEELSPRPLSNSSDGVITHGTLPLQTGPLDSGVVIQQIGDIKLPPGSSSGGLYNGSLVTSNTSSTVFHNGGSSYLHTPGNILFNGLNLGIQPLAFNPLRPSGGVLLGGSGVDMQMGQEKGLGSSAEDSALQYASYSGCVNGAEVKLEGAHTMAAQNGGSSVLTFSSSSGALQLGGYSLVQVPSGVPDSDGSSLLNSDVGLPPLQLSSASSSSAITQQGTMPLNNVAVSSSNGDSFQQQDKLTMTSLHHSTVLYNMSSAGQPSIKKEPLEGGVYSSYHHGLHLDPSGQLSYTAPNSDEVPSSRGPASTTEVPAVSSSSPEPEVYTTLTVSTPLMAQTDPSSHHLQPTEYLGGHEVRGPPSSHLMGPGMNSDYMNLSENKVGGSGSGGVNEMVRAMCGEMEAMEGKELAKLQTVQMEEDMADL; encoded by the exons TCCATGGAGCGCACGACTCCCAACACGGATGCGGTGCGCACGGAGCTGTTGGTGAGCGCCGCTTCCTCCCTGGCTTTCTCCCCGGAGCAAGTGGCTTGCGTCTGCGAGGCTTTGCAGCAGGGAGGCAATGTGGACCGGCTGGCCAGGTTCCTGTGGTCCCTGCCACAGAGTGACCTGCTACGCGGCAACGAAAGCATCCTGAAAGCCCAAGCTCTCGTTGCTTTCCACCAGGCTCGGTATCAGGAGCTGTACAGTATTTTGGAGAACCACAGCTTCAGCCCGTCCAACCACACCTTTCTGCAAGATCTGTGGTACAAGGCCCGGTACACCGAGGCGGAGAAGGCGCGTGGGAGACCCCTGGGCGCCGTGGACAAGTACCGGATCCGGAGAAAGTACCCTCTCCCCAGGACTATCTGGGACGGCGAGGAGACTGTGTATTGCTTCAAGGAGAGGTCCCGAAACGCGCTCAAGGATCTGTATAATCAGAATAGGTACCCTTCTCCTGCCGAGAAACGAAACCTCGCCAAGATTACAGGACTCTCCTTGACCCAGGTCAGCAACTGGTTCAAAaacaggaggcagagagacCGAAACCCGTCCGAGGCACAATCAAAAAG tgaATCTGATGGaaaccacagcacagaggatGAGTCTAGCAAAGGCCAGGAGGAGCTGTCTCCACGGCCCCTCTCTAACTCCTCAGATGGGGTGATAACCCATGGGACCCTTCCCCTTCAAACAGGGCCTCTGGACAGTGGGGTGGTCATCCAGCAGATCGGGGACATCAAGCTGCCCCCTGGATCAAGCAGTGGCGGTCTCTACAACGGAAGTCTAGTGACCAGTAACACCTCCTCCACCGTGTTTCACAATGGCGGCTCATCTTACCTCCACACACCTGGAAACATCCTCTTCAACGGGCTCAATTTGGGCATTCAGCCTTTGGCCTTCAACCCTCTGAGGCCGTCTGGAGGGGTGCTGCTGGGGGGCTCGGGAGTGGACATGCAGATGGGTCAGGAGAAGGGACTGGGCAGTTCTGCAGAGGACTCGGCCCTGCAGTACGCCTCCTACTCAGGCTGTGTGAACGGAGCGGAGGTGAAGCTGGAGGGGGCTCACACCATGGCTGCCCAGAACGGGGGTTCCTCCGTGCTCACATTCAGCTCCTCGTCAGGTGCGCTGCAGCTGGGTGGCTACAGTTTGGTCCAGGTACCAAGCGGGGTCCCAGACAGCGATGGCAGCTCATTACTCAACAGCGACGTAGGtcttcctccactgcagctttCTTCTGCCTCATCTTCCTCAGCAATCACACAACAAG GCACCATGCCTCTGAACAATGTAGCAGTGAGTTCCTCCAATGGCGACTCgttccagcagcaggacaagCTGACCATGACGTCCCTGCACCACAGTACAGTCCTCTACAACATGAGCAGCGCCGGCCAGCCGTCCATCAAGAAGGAGCCTCTGGAGGGAGGTGTCTACTCCTCGTACCACCACGGCCTCCACTTGGACCCCAGCGGTCAGCTCAGCTACACCGCCCCCAACTCGGACGAAGTTCCCTCCAGCCGAGGTCCCGCCTCGACCACCGAGGTCCCCGCCGTCAGCTCGTCCAGCCCTGAGCCAGAGGTCTACACCACGCTCACCGTCAGCACGCCCCTGATGGCCCAAACGGACCCCAGCAGCCACCACCTCCAGCCCACAGAGTATCTCGGGGGCCACGAGGTTCGGGGCCCCCCATCCTCGCACCTGATGGGCCCCGGCATGAACAGCGACTACATGAACCTTTCAGAGAACAAGGTGGGCGGCTCGGGCTCGGGAGGCGTGAACGAGATGGTGCGGGCGATGTGTGGGGAGATGGAGGCCATGGAGGGGAAGGAGCTAGCCAAACTACAGACAGtgcagatggaggaggacatgGCTGACCTCTAA